The following proteins are encoded in a genomic region of Bernardetia sp. MNP-M8:
- a CDS encoding SH3 domain-containing protein, with the protein MMQNNNTKKSKSIQFFYKGIFVFCLLVGFISISFRSQAQNEKFLKQGDSLFNSGAYVEALLLYEHLLNKGKEFSPQMLLRMAFVEESKNNYPKALYYLNLHYRVSPDKQVLRKLEELAQTHQLEGYQYTDKTYFLSLYDSYRWYIISFFGVIIFIMAIWLISRVRQERTIVPPLAVGFSVVVILLLLHNFATQRTLGIIQNDYTTFVENPSAASPVLKVVKKGNRYQILDKEDSWYKVTIDNQTGYVRLHNTLVVQ; encoded by the coding sequence ATGATGCAAAATAATAATACAAAAAAAAGTAAAAGTATTCAGTTTTTCTATAAAGGCATTTTTGTTTTTTGTCTTTTAGTAGGATTTATTAGTATTTCTTTTAGAAGTCAGGCTCAAAATGAAAAATTTCTCAAACAAGGTGATTCTTTATTTAATTCTGGAGCTTATGTAGAAGCTCTTCTGCTCTACGAACATTTATTAAATAAGGGCAAAGAATTTAGTCCTCAAATGCTTTTGAGGATGGCTTTTGTAGAAGAAAGTAAAAATAATTATCCTAAAGCTCTTTATTATCTCAATCTTCATTACAGAGTTAGTCCTGATAAGCAAGTTTTGAGAAAACTAGAAGAGCTTGCCCAAACTCATCAGTTAGAAGGGTATCAATATACAGATAAAACCTATTTTTTGTCACTTTATGATTCGTATCGTTGGTATATTATTTCATTTTTTGGAGTTATTATTTTTATTATGGCTATTTGGCTTATTAGTAGAGTACGACAAGAAAGAACGATTGTGCCTCCATTAGCTGTTGGTTTTTCTGTTGTTGTTATTCTGCTTTTACTTCATAATTTTGCTACACAGCGTACTTTAGGTATTATTCAGAATGATTATACTACTTTTGTTGAAAATCCATCGGCTGCTTCTCCTGTTTTGAAGGTGGTCAAGAAAGGAAATCGCTATCAAATTTTGGATAAAGAAGATTCTTGGTATAAAGTAACAATAGACAATCAGACTGGTTATGTACGTCTGCACAATACTTTAGTCGTTCAGTAA
- a CDS encoding patatin-like phospholipase family protein, translating to MTAEDFTQHDIITNLIKQLKKKGVHRKIFSDVLDDEGHQYVDLVQEGGGVLGIALIGYVHVLEQMGIRFLGYAGTSVGAINTIYMASLGDRTKLKTDKMIELIANKNFIDFIDGDENAREFAIAISENNGEIHWSKLIWRGVKAFSKLWEDWGLNPGTHFYYWFTEALGKEGIYTSKHLEKAVADLPKSLRIRQGVNHTIEGVKASISIIATDITTESKVIFPAMRSLYWKNSHLINPTNFVRASMSIPFFFTPFKVTDIPNGKKAQENWKSRVAYRGDIPKEVFFVDGGIISNFPADVFHKSHVPRLPSFGVKLGTERHRPNDISNPFIFTRAIVESMRQIADYNFILRNPDYRQLITWIDIGSHNWIDFTLSDDDKLDLFVRGAKAAAYFLKTFDWQKYKDTRAAQSPYTILPPKDDFSIPS from the coding sequence ATGACAGCCGAAGATTTTACTCAGCACGACATTATTACCAATCTTATCAAACAACTCAAAAAAAAGGGTGTTCATCGCAAGATTTTCTCAGATGTTTTGGATGATGAAGGACATCAATATGTAGATTTGGTACAAGAAGGAGGTGGAGTTTTGGGAATTGCTTTGATTGGCTATGTACATGTTTTGGAACAAATGGGAATCCGTTTTTTGGGTTATGCAGGAACTTCTGTAGGAGCAATAAATACAATTTATATGGCTTCTCTTGGTGATAGAACCAAACTCAAAACTGACAAAATGATAGAACTAATTGCCAACAAAAATTTTATCGATTTTATTGATGGAGATGAAAATGCACGAGAATTTGCCATTGCAATTAGTGAAAATAATGGAGAGATTCATTGGAGTAAGTTAATATGGAGAGGCGTAAAAGCATTTAGTAAATTATGGGAAGATTGGGGACTAAACCCAGGGACGCATTTTTACTATTGGTTTACAGAAGCCCTAGGAAAAGAAGGAATTTATACCTCAAAACATTTAGAGAAAGCTGTTGCAGATTTACCAAAATCGTTACGTATTCGCCAAGGTGTCAATCACACTATTGAAGGAGTAAAAGCATCTATTTCTATTATTGCGACTGACATTACAACCGAATCAAAGGTTATTTTTCCTGCTATGCGTTCGCTTTATTGGAAAAATAGTCATCTGATAAATCCTACTAACTTTGTACGTGCTTCTATGTCTATTCCTTTCTTTTTTACTCCTTTTAAAGTTACAGATATTCCAAATGGAAAAAAGGCACAAGAAAATTGGAAAAGTAGAGTTGCTTATAGAGGAGATATTCCAAAAGAAGTCTTTTTTGTAGATGGTGGAATTATTTCAAATTTCCCTGCTGATGTCTTTCATAAATCTCACGTGCCAAGACTGCCTTCTTTTGGAGTAAAATTAGGAACAGAAAGGCATCGTCCAAACGATATTTCAAATCCATTTATTTTTACTAGAGCAATTGTAGAGTCAATGCGACAAATTGCAGATTATAATTTTATTCTTCGAAATCCAGATTATCGACAGCTTATCACTTGGATAGATATTGGAAGCCATAATTGGATAGATTTTACGCTTTCTGATGATGACAAATTAGATCTTTTTGTTCGTGGTGCAAAAGCAGCAGCTTATTTTTTGAAAACATTTGATTGGCAGAAATACAAAGACACTCGTGCAGCACAAAGTCCATATACCATTCTTCCTCCAAAAGATGATTTTAGTATTCCTTCTTGA
- a CDS encoding anthrone oxygenase family protein, translating to MKNTISIIAILGIGAFAGNMINIGLSHAMYWQSLEPIEFMKFFKIDFPLLLQPTAATLLPAFLGSLWVFLKSEKASESRKYWLYVFIGLAIINIQTLAYHLPMNLDFVELKYDAATATSKLQGWIILHWVRVVVAIGSGVFALLGFQKSNQSI from the coding sequence ATGAAAAACACAATTTCAATCATCGCCATTCTTGGTATCGGAGCTTTTGCTGGAAATATGATAAATATTGGTTTGAGCCACGCTATGTATTGGCAATCACTTGAGCCAATAGAGTTTATGAAGTTTTTTAAAATTGATTTTCCATTACTGTTACAACCTACGGCTGCCACACTTTTACCTGCTTTTTTGGGTAGTCTTTGGGTATTTCTTAAAAGTGAAAAAGCGTCTGAAAGCAGGAAATATTGGCTTTATGTTTTTATTGGATTAGCGATTATCAATATTCAAACACTAGCTTATCATTTGCCTATGAATTTAGATTTTGTGGAGTTGAAATATGATGCAGCAACAGCTACAAGCAAATTACAAGGCTGGATAATTTTACATTGGGTAAGAGTTGTTGTAGCTATTGGTTCAGGTGTTTTTGCTCTTTTAGGTTTTCAAAAATCAAATCAATCAATTTAA
- a CDS encoding M28 family peptidase has product MSSPNYSHFLRAILSSFLFLSLIGIGILSFVSCNGTSTTEKPIKNTNTVQEKPLLSVPAFNQDSAYHFIEEQVAFGARFPNSEAHQKTGDYIINKLKGFDKINVQVQNFTATSFDGKILSGRNIIASFNPSVKKRVLLAAHWDTRPFADQDDERKDEPILGANDGGSGVGILLEIARTLSISTEQPQVGIDMIFFDLEDYGNNTQDSYCLGSQYWGKNRMPANYTAYYGILLDMAGAKNAKFAQEGYSRQTAPSVVKNVWNMAHRIGYGGFFPFQEAPAITDDHVYVNQLAQIPMIDIIEYSTEGKGYFGAYWHTHDDNMDVIGKETLKAVGQTVTHVIYNEENKVQ; this is encoded by the coding sequence ATGTCTTCTCCTAACTATTCTCATTTTTTACGTGCTATACTCTCATCTTTTTTATTTCTATCACTAATCGGAATAGGAATATTGAGTTTTGTTTCTTGTAATGGAACTTCTACTACTGAAAAGCCTATAAAAAACACAAATACAGTTCAAGAAAAACCTCTTTTATCTGTTCCTGCCTTCAATCAAGATTCTGCTTATCATTTCATAGAAGAACAAGTAGCTTTTGGCGCACGTTTTCCAAATAGTGAAGCACACCAAAAAACAGGAGATTATATTATAAATAAACTCAAGGGATTTGATAAAATAAATGTTCAGGTTCAGAACTTTACAGCAACTTCTTTTGATGGTAAAATACTCTCAGGTCGTAATATTATTGCTTCATTTAATCCAAGCGTTAAAAAACGTGTTTTGCTGGCAGCTCACTGGGACACTCGTCCTTTTGCAGACCAAGACGACGAACGTAAAGATGAGCCTATTTTAGGAGCAAATGATGGAGGAAGTGGAGTAGGTATTTTATTAGAGATTGCTCGTACTTTATCTATTTCTACCGAACAACCACAAGTAGGGATTGATATGATTTTCTTTGATTTGGAAGATTATGGAAACAATACACAAGACTCATACTGTTTGGGTTCTCAATATTGGGGCAAAAATAGAATGCCTGCAAATTATACAGCCTATTACGGAATTTTATTGGATATGGCTGGCGCAAAAAATGCAAAATTTGCTCAAGAAGGATATTCTAGGCAAACAGCACCATCTGTGGTAAAAAATGTTTGGAATATGGCACACCGAATTGGGTACGGTGGATTTTTTCCTTTTCAAGAAGCTCCTGCCATTACAGATGACCACGTTTATGTCAATCAATTAGCACAAATTCCGATGATTGATATTATAGAATATTCAACAGAAGGAAAAGGTTATTTTGGAGCTTACTGGCATACTCACGATGATAATATGGATGTGATTGGAAAAGAAACCCTAAAAGCTGTTGGGCAAACAGTAACTCATGTTATCTATAATGAGGAAAATAAAGTACAGTAG
- a CDS encoding NAD(P)H-dependent oxidoreductase: MTTIISGTNRKDSVTYQMALLYQRKLKEKGVHATIIDLKELPHDFTFSALYENTGKNEGFNRLISPLKDSTKLIVVTPEYNGSFPGVIKSFLDGLEFPNGVKDKMVALVGLSSGSQGAVLATSHLADIFGYLGATVLPLRARMPFIDKHFQNDEIVNDNEYAKYNDLIDLQIEKIIAF; this comes from the coding sequence ATGACAACTATTATCTCTGGAACAAATAGAAAAGACTCTGTAACTTATCAAATGGCTCTTCTATATCAAAGAAAACTCAAAGAAAAAGGTGTTCATGCTACTATAATTGACTTGAAAGAACTTCCTCATGATTTTACTTTTTCGGCTCTTTATGAAAATACAGGAAAAAATGAAGGTTTCAATAGACTTATTTCTCCTCTAAAAGATTCTACAAAACTAATTGTTGTTACTCCAGAGTACAATGGTTCTTTCCCTGGTGTTATCAAATCATTTTTAGATGGATTAGAATTTCCTAATGGAGTAAAAGATAAGATGGTCGCTCTAGTTGGTCTTTCTTCGGGTTCGCAAGGTGCAGTTTTGGCAACAAGTCATTTAGCTGATATTTTTGGCTATTTGGGAGCAACTGTTTTGCCACTGCGTGCTAGAATGCCATTTATTGACAAACATTTCCAAAATGATGAAATTGTCAATGATAATGAGTATGCCAAATATAATGATTTGATAGATTTACAGATTGAAAAAATCATTGCTTTTTGA
- a CDS encoding acyl-CoA dehydrogenase family protein: MNTTIEHNKTQKNGQYTPSEKSSITPKNVNDQFVSPDFYALDSLLTEEQKLIRDSVREFIKKDISPIIEECADKHIFPNWLVPKFGEMGCFGPSIPTEYGGGGMDYISYGLIMQEVERGDSGMRSMASVQSSLVMYPIYKFGNEEQRKKYLPKLATGEWLGCFGLTEPNHGSNPSGMLTNIKDMGDHYLLNGSKMWITNSPEADIAVVWAKNEEGRIKGVIVEKGMEGFSAPVIKDKWSLRASVTGELVFDNVKIPKENLLPNKDGLGAPMMCLDSARYGISWGALGAAMDCYDTARRYAGERIQFGKPIASFQLIQKKLAEMLTEITKAQLLSWRLGTLMNEGKATTAQISMAKRNNVEIAINIAREARQILGGMGITGEYPIMRHMANLESVLTYEGTHDIHLLILGREITGIPAFE, from the coding sequence ATGAACACAACTATCGAACACAATAAAACACAAAAAAACGGACAATACACACCGTCTGAAAAATCTAGCATTACTCCAAAAAATGTAAACGACCAATTCGTTTCTCCAGATTTTTATGCTTTAGATTCACTTCTTACTGAAGAACAAAAATTGATTCGTGATTCAGTTCGTGAATTTATCAAAAAAGATATTTCTCCTATCATTGAAGAATGTGCAGACAAGCATATTTTCCCAAACTGGTTAGTACCTAAATTTGGTGAAATGGGTTGTTTTGGACCTTCTATTCCTACTGAGTATGGAGGAGGTGGAATGGATTATATTTCGTATGGTTTGATTATGCAAGAAGTAGAACGTGGCGATTCAGGAATGCGTTCGATGGCATCTGTACAATCTTCACTTGTTATGTATCCAATTTATAAATTTGGAAATGAAGAACAACGCAAAAAATATTTACCAAAATTAGCTACTGGCGAATGGCTAGGCTGTTTTGGACTTACAGAACCAAATCACGGTTCTAATCCTTCTGGAATGCTTACAAACATAAAAGACATGGGAGACCATTATCTTTTGAATGGCTCAAAAATGTGGATTACAAATTCTCCTGAGGCTGATATTGCTGTTGTTTGGGCAAAAAATGAAGAAGGACGTATCAAAGGTGTAATTGTGGAAAAAGGAATGGAAGGTTTTTCTGCTCCAGTTATTAAAGACAAATGGTCTCTTCGTGCAAGTGTTACAGGCGAACTTGTTTTTGATAATGTAAAAATTCCTAAAGAAAATTTATTACCAAATAAAGATGGTTTGGGCGCACCAATGATGTGTCTGGATTCGGCTCGTTATGGCATTTCTTGGGGTGCTTTGGGTGCTGCAATGGATTGTTATGATACAGCTCGTCGTTATGCTGGAGAGCGTATTCAATTTGGCAAACCTATCGCTTCTTTCCAATTGATTCAGAAAAAATTAGCTGAAATGCTTACCGAAATCACTAAAGCACAGCTTTTGAGTTGGAGATTAGGAACTTTAATGAATGAAGGAAAAGCTACAACTGCACAAATTTCGATGGCAAAACGTAATAATGTAGAAATTGCTATCAATATTGCTAGAGAAGCTCGTCAGATTTTGGGTGGAATGGGAATTACAGGAGAATATCCAATTATGCGCCACATGGCAAACCTTGAATCTGTCTTGACTTATGAAGGAACACACGATATTCATTTGCTTATCTTAGGAAGAGAAATTACTGGAATTCCTGCATTTGAATAA
- a CDS encoding transglutaminase-like domain-containing protein, translated as MKEQNEDSVNKKLDEKELKALISLLEDDDAQILEHVENKILSIGQSIIPLLEDSWTSSFNPTLQRRIEDILHTLQFDILKEKLQKWYENEQDDLLKGLWILATYQYPDLRFDELQLKIEQLYFETWVAFQNVEHPIDQVRRLNSVFFEKLAFKANVNNFHSVNNSMINQVLESKKGNPLSLATVYMLIAQKLKLPIFGVNLPNLFVLIYKSDELDFYINVFNRGVIFSKQDIDNYLKQLKLPKSDVFYSPCDNLAILRRMIHNLMQSFEHAAQGEKIPELIELLGILGEVVSNRE; from the coding sequence ATGAAAGAACAAAATGAAGATTCAGTAAACAAAAAATTAGATGAAAAGGAATTAAAAGCTCTAATTTCTCTTTTAGAAGATGACGATGCTCAAATTTTAGAACACGTAGAAAACAAAATCTTGTCTATCGGACAATCAATTATTCCTCTCTTAGAAGACTCTTGGACGAGCAGTTTTAATCCAACATTACAACGTAGAATAGAAGATATTTTACATACATTGCAGTTTGATATTTTGAAAGAAAAGCTGCAAAAATGGTACGAAAATGAGCAAGACGATTTATTAAAAGGATTGTGGATTTTGGCAACCTATCAATATCCAGATTTGCGTTTTGATGAACTTCAACTAAAGATAGAACAACTTTATTTTGAAACATGGGTGGCTTTCCAAAATGTAGAACATCCGATTGACCAAGTAAGAAGATTGAATAGTGTTTTTTTTGAAAAACTAGCTTTTAAAGCCAATGTAAATAATTTTCATTCAGTTAATAATTCGATGATAAATCAAGTTTTGGAATCAAAAAAAGGAAACCCTCTTAGTTTGGCAACTGTATATATGTTGATTGCTCAAAAGCTCAAACTTCCTATTTTTGGTGTAAACCTTCCCAATTTGTTTGTCTTGATTTATAAAAGTGATGAACTAGATTTTTATATCAATGTATTTAATAGAGGAGTTATTTTTTCGAAACAAGATATTGATAATTATCTCAAACAACTCAAACTTCCTAAAAGTGATGTTTTTTACTCTCCTTGTGACAATTTAGCTATTCTTCGTAGAATGATTCATAATTTAATGCAGTCTTTCGAACACGCAGCGCAAGGTGAAAAAATTCCAGAACTGATAGAACTATTGGGCATTTTGGGAGAGGTTGTAAGCAATAGAGAATAA
- a CDS encoding BamA/TamA family outer membrane protein translates to MNTCFTDLKFSITLFIFLVIFSVGKVAAQVELVVSYQNSFEKKLPVVSIPKTLKSLSELKELSTNLIQNLHNEGYWNAKLLPFAIDSLDKSNSKKRIELIIDLGKQSFWKELKTKSIPNLIKRNVISDFEKKDFLKKLSKNDINVPVKTQDIKKLQEAILTYAENNGYPMARTNLDSAEIIETEKRLYFSANLTYQSGSFIQFDSLIIDGDAKIKKDFLMNYLHIQQGKVYQENTVKNAARLLKTMPYLKLNGKPKVEFRYDRAYLRLPLKRVKSSQFDGVIGFLPKSQSAASSSSSKGSNLLLTGQVKLNLINPFGAGKTIAFEWQRIRPESQTLYANYQHPNFLKTNLEIGGIFNFIKEDSTFSIVERRANIAYPSAKFGKIGFFTSLLTTTRTGIIRNADTANVPTADSRFWHYGISHSYNTLDDIYFPRKGFQIITEISTGNKTFTDSLSRSRISDTQNPNAENDFKSPQLKFITEMNLFFKVNKLSSLRLKTQVQFIESKNLFLNELLRVGGLQNLRGFDPNSFFVSRYGLLGAEWRFYFEERSYLMAFAEQAVVRAHTRRNEVYLDLPTSAGAGISFATKTGIFYFIYAMGNSKTQAVSVINSKIHFGLISQF, encoded by the coding sequence ATGAATACTTGTTTTACAGATTTAAAGTTTTCTATTACTTTATTTATTTTTTTAGTAATCTTTAGTGTAGGAAAAGTAGCTGCTCAGGTTGAGCTTGTTGTTTCTTATCAAAATTCCTTTGAAAAAAAATTACCTGTTGTTAGTATTCCTAAAACATTAAAATCACTTTCAGAGCTAAAAGAGTTATCTACAAATCTAATTCAAAATCTACATAATGAAGGATATTGGAATGCAAAACTACTTCCCTTTGCTATTGATAGCCTTGATAAATCAAATTCTAAAAAGAGAATAGAACTTATTATTGATTTGGGCAAGCAATCTTTTTGGAAAGAACTAAAGACCAAGTCAATTCCTAATTTAATAAAAAGAAATGTTATTTCAGATTTTGAAAAGAAGGATTTTCTAAAAAAGCTTTCAAAAAATGATATTAATGTTCCTGTAAAAACTCAAGATATAAAAAAATTACAAGAAGCTATCCTTACTTATGCCGAAAATAATGGTTATCCAATGGCAAGAACAAATTTAGATAGTGCAGAGATTATCGAAACTGAAAAACGTCTTTATTTTTCTGCAAATCTGACTTATCAAAGTGGTTCATTTATTCAGTTTGATTCATTAATTATTGATGGAGATGCAAAAATAAAAAAAGATTTTTTGATGAACTATTTACACATTCAACAAGGCAAAGTCTATCAAGAAAATACGGTCAAAAATGCAGCTCGATTACTCAAAACAATGCCTTATCTAAAACTAAATGGCAAACCAAAGGTAGAATTTAGATACGATAGAGCTTATTTAAGACTTCCTTTAAAAAGAGTGAAAAGTAGTCAGTTTGATGGCGTAATTGGTTTTTTACCCAAAAGTCAGTCAGCAGCAAGTTCTTCAAGTTCAAAGGGTTCTAACTTACTTCTAACAGGACAAGTAAAACTAAACCTTATAAATCCGTTTGGAGCAGGAAAAACAATTGCTTTTGAATGGCAAAGAATTCGCCCAGAATCTCAAACTCTATATGCAAATTATCAGCATCCCAATTTCTTAAAGACTAATCTTGAGATTGGTGGAATATTTAATTTTATCAAAGAAGATTCTACTTTTAGTATTGTCGAAAGACGTGCAAACATAGCTTATCCGAGTGCAAAGTTTGGCAAAATAGGTTTTTTTACTTCTCTTCTCACAACTACACGTACAGGAATTATCAGAAATGCAGATACAGCCAACGTTCCGACAGCAGACAGTCGTTTTTGGCACTACGGAATTTCACATTCTTACAATACCTTAGATGATATTTATTTTCCACGAAAAGGCTTTCAAATTATTACCGAAATATCGACAGGAAATAAGACATTTACAGATTCACTTAGTAGAAGCAGAATATCAGATACACAAAATCCGAATGCAGAAAATGATTTTAAAAGCCCTCAATTAAAGTTTATAACAGAAATGAATCTATTTTTCAAAGTGAATAAACTATCTTCTCTGCGACTAAAAACACAGGTTCAGTTTATAGAAAGTAAAAATTTATTTTTGAATGAACTTTTAAGAGTGGGAGGATTACAAAATCTTCGTGGCTTCGATCCAAATAGTTTTTTTGTTTCTCGGTATGGACTTTTAGGAGCAGAATGGCGTTTTTATTTCGAAGAGCGTTCGTATTTGATGGCTTTTGCCGAACAGGCTGTTGTTCGTGCGCACACTCGTCGGAATGAGGTGTACTTAGATTTACCTACTTCGGCAGGTGCAGGAATTAGTTTTGCTACCAAAACAGGTATTTTCTATTTTATTTATGCGATGGGAAATTCAAAGACACAGGCTGTTTCAGTGATTAACTCAAAAATTCACTTTGGTTTGATTAGCCAGTTTTAA